The Bactrocera dorsalis isolate Fly_Bdor chromosome 3, ASM2337382v1, whole genome shotgun sequence genomic interval TCAGTGTCAAGATAATGCGAcaatctatgtatatgtacacgcgtacgcatacacatgcatatatttacgtATAAGTATTATTAAATCTTCGTTCACGGGACATTCATAGAATGAAAAAtaatagataaaaaataaaagtaataaaacttttatcTATTCAATATaggtaatttaaatttgttttacaaattcATTATTCTGATTTTCCTATATTTATTATGCAGTTTGATAACAGACCTTCTTTCATATCTCCCCCCCTTCgcgaaataaataattgtaaagaaATGTTTACGATTGCTTGTTGACTAATAATTGTTCAGACGACTACTCTTTATGCACGGGTATTTGTCTCTATTACGAAGTCACATCTGTGCAGTAACACATCTATGATTCGTTTTTCTAGAAACCCTGTAGGAAATCAATCGCTTATTGCTTTATCGAAATAAAGCAATATAATGAcgtaaataaaacaagtaaggaagggctcaGTTCAgatgtattttttattcacGTAACTTGCAAACGTCAAAGCCGggggaaaaatattttcacaatggaAATGTAGTCCATGGTAAAGACACCACTTCGAACAAAGTGTTATCGAGAAACATTGATTGGTtcctgatttgtgtactggCAAGTAAAAAATcagatgaaattttaaaaatgtgttaagtATATGAGATATGTAAGCGTCGTTGTAGTGCGATTTGGCCCTGAAATATAAACATGTGAAGATAATActccataccaaattttttcGATATCAGTCGAGTTAGTCCCAAGATATGGCGTTTCTCTTAAATGTTGGCGATGACACACCCATCGTTCAAATTTGATACTGTCTCCATTAAAGCTCTTTCATAACATCTAGGATCCAAAACTTTATGTCTCTGGCGCAATTAGTTATAAGTAGATTTATCGCACTTGTAGTAGTTGTTaacaaaaccgttataaaccaatATGAGGAGTAGGAGGTGTTATAATCCGTATTCACCCGTTTTCACAGGGTGGGTAGATTTACCAAAGCCATTTTCCCTGAGTAAATTTGGTTCTTATAGCTTGAATGAGTTAggatatacatgtatgcatagtacattaaacttattagaggatGTGGCCACGACCAcctaaaattttgttcaatcaTAGATGTTCCTTGATAATATTCGTTGTACCAAATAAAAGTCTTGTATCTTATTGTGGAGCTTGGTTAaaacaacatgttgcaacagtataataattgaattactaacttattatttacatatttttttaatttttagtgacATTGTCGGCTTTTATAATTTTCGCTCGCCAATTTTTGTGGTTCAGAATCCAGATTACATAAAAAAGATGACCGTCAAGGACTTTGATTTCTTTGTAAATCACGTTCCGTTTTTTAAATCCGAGGATGATCCCCTCATTAATGGAATGCTGACCGTGATGAAGGATCAGCGTTGGAAAAATATGCGCAACACACTTTCACCTATATTTACCGCCGCCAAGATGCGCGCCATGTTTAGCTTGATGAACGATTGTTTCAATGAGAGTTTAAACCGCTTAAGGGAAGCAACTAAGGGTGGCAAAAGTCATGATGTAGAACTCAAAGGTTGGTTCACACGCTTGTCTAATGATATTATCGCCTCCACTGCATTTGGCTTGAAAGTCAATTCGTACGAGGATCAGAATAATCGATTCTACTCCATCGGCCAAGGCATCGTCAATTTTCGCGGCAAACAAATGCTAAAGTTTTTTGTCTCAAACACAATGCCAATATTACAAAAAGTACGTTTTAGAAACATAATTTCGAATGAAAATGGTATATACTTATTCGTCTAtactttaataataaatataaaaacattaaacattGATTACAGATCCTGGGTTTTAAAGTATTCGACGCCGAAAAAACAGATTATTTTAAACGTTTAGTGATAGACACAATGAAATATCGACAAGAGAATAAAATCCACAGACCGGATATGATTCAGTTATTGATCGAAGCCAAACAGGAGTCGGATCAAAATTGGTCCGATGATGATTTGGTGGCACAgtgctttattttctttttcgccgcttttgaaaataatgcaaattttaCCGCGGCAATATGTCATGAGCTGATGGAAAATTCTGCTGCGCAAAAGCGTTTATACGAAGAAGCACTAGAGGTGCTTGAGGAACTGAACGGAAAACCATTAACTTACGAGGCAGTGATGAAAATGAAGTACATGGACATGGTAACTTCGGAAACATTACGCAAATGGTCATTTGCAGGCATGATTGATCGCTTGTGCTCCAAAGATTACGATCTTACCGACGATGATGGGAATGTtgtctttaaatttaaagctGGCGATTATGTGGGGTTTCCGGTGGTAGGATTGCATAACGACGAAAGATACTTTGAAGATCCCAGCGCATTTAATCCCGAACGTTTCAatgatgaaaataaacaaaatattaagacTTACACTTATTTGCCTTTTGGTGTAGGCCCGCGAATGTGCATTGGTAAGTAACACTGAAGTAGGTAACTATTAGTGTGTTGTCTAATAATATACGTAACAGGTAATCGATACGCACTGATGCAAGCCAAGGCAATGATGTACTATCTGATATTGGATTTCAAACTCGAACGATCTCCGAAAACGGTGAAGAATATTATGGACGATGTTCGCGGCTTCCAAATCAATCCTCTTGGTGGATTTTGGGTTCGTATAGTACCTCGGGATCCATGAAGGCGCTATCTTGCCAATGTTCAACATTTATTGATATAAATTATCTTTATTACACGTAATGCCATTGCGTGGAAaccttgtatataagtatatattgtaataatatgtataatcaTATATGTAATCATATTCGAACACACTTATAGAAATAGTATAAACAGTGgtggcataaataaataaattggttATTACACTTTTGTACTAATTATTCGACACTCAGTTTCAACAACACTCAAGAAGCAATAGAAAAACAATGCGTTTTCAAACAATTCGAAAACCAATTATTCCATCAAAAAATTAGTTCTCCAATCGAAACGCTCcagttgaaattattaaaacagtAATTTCCGGAATAGTCATTCAGTtattgtcttcaattgactcaaaacggttccCCAGAAGAGGTCGCTTTAGTTTATCGAATCAATGGAGTATGCGACTGAGCATtacgtggtgcaaaaaccaagagttgtcggcccataattccggccttttttACGAGTAGCTTTGCGTAagcgacgcataacactcaaatagtattcctcgttgacagtttggccggtcggaaagTTTTCGGAGTGCCCACACTtagataatcgaagaaaacagtcagtATATGGATGTTAGACCTGCTTTGCgtagttttttcggcttcggcttatctttgtcacgatattcggtCGCAAGCATATATCCAACTcccatcgccagtaataatacgtttcatgatatcctggtagtcggaaagcactGTTTCACAGTCGTTAAAGCGAcacgttttttgaaaaaaattagtgaatttcacttctttcactttttatagGCCCAAGTGATCTTTCGAAATGGTTtttactgatccttccgatattccaacgatgccagtaaaatCTGTTAAAAACACTTCACAACAAGCATTTATCACCGAACGTCTATTCCATCTTTCTGAACGTTTCGGTACCAGAAACTTGATTCCGTGCACAAAACTTAATGGACtttctttgttgaatacattttgtaATTTCTGGACTTATTTTGGAGGGACAATTAATATgccaaaaactaataaaatgctCCCAGGGTTTCATCAACACACCTCACAAACCAATACCATGGAGTTAAGACAACGgtggatgttcgaaaatactGATATTAGTCATATGGGGCCTATGTCTCGTTTTCGcctgattttatccattttagacaCAAACATACACTGTTATGGGGGGGACTAAGGAAAATATtggcccgattcaacccatttttgattcACAGACATAATATTATCAGGAAAAgatagtttttaacaaaattgttgTAGGTTATCATCTGATTTCATCCATGTTTGCAGTGTCGGTAAGGATACTATAGGGATTTATCCTGAGCGAATGTGGTAATTGTAGCTTCAaaggtttaggagatatgtacattgaaTCCactaggggcggggccacgcccacatGTTCAaaatgatcatttatatatacgagggctgtccgataaataaccgacctaaccatgatgcacgcgactttttcattttttttttttttttttttttttatttttctacatagtctccttgtaactccacacacttctcccagtgatgctcccatctctgcaacccttccaaatagtacttggcgtctttgtctgcaaaatacgagttcacgaaagagattgcctcctcatttgacgaaaatctctggccgccgagcgcagttttaagttgaggaaacaaaaaaagccgcttggtgctagatccggtgaataaggtggatggtcaagcagttcgaaccgcaattcgtggattttcgccatggcgactgttgaggtgtgagatggtgcgttgacTTGGTGGAAcaaggcttttttttttgcaaatgtggccgatttttcgaaatttcttcctttagcttgtcccataatgatgcgtagtatgctcctgttttagtttttcctttttcaagatagtcgataaaaataattccatggctgtcccaaaaaacactcgcacACACTtccccagccgaatacacagctttaggttcttttggggctggttcccccttttcaatccactgttcaatcggcgccaaaaacgggttttattgcctctaaactgagccaacagagcgctggaaatgttcatgcgcgcacgtttgtggtctagcgtaagcaaacgcggcacccaacgcgcggacagctttctcatgctcaaatcttggtttaatatgtgacaaacacgttcttttgacatcttcataatctcagctatttccctatcTTTAATCCAGCGGttgtctagtaccaattgatgaactttagcgatgttatcgttagtggttacagtttttggacgcccaggacgttcctCATCtaccaagctcctgcgaccacgtttaaattcagctacCCAAAATTTTAcagtggtaaacgatggtgcagagtcaccatacacagagtccaactcatctttgatttgtgaaagcgtattgcctttcaaaaataaaaatttaattacagctcgatattcaattttttccattttggggaaatcaccgaaatagactcacaaaaactactgtcaacagataattgcgcaagataaatttctgaaattttggcgagtagctattataatatgcacaatttgaagtagaaacttttttttcagatgtgccgctagcttcacgttgaggtcggttatttatcggacagccctcgtatataactcaattatttttaggtgatacaaacaaccaataggtgaacaaaactattatactctgcagcaacatgtGGTAAGAGTATTtcgattaatttaattaagatattttacatattgagCCATATGATAGGGGTAGTATTGAACtgcttttaactatttttgctATCACCAGTTATGTATTATTAACAGAAAAAGATCAACTCTGAGTTCCATTAAGGTACCACACATACCATCAATATAAGAAGTAAAGTCAACCTGATGTTTGAAAATGGTGATATTAGTCATTTGGGGCTAGGGCAAGTTTTCATCCgagtttttccattttaaatacATAGCTGTacctctaataaaaaaatacgcaCTCTCAAATTCAGTCTTTAATGGAACTTTTACTAACAGTGTTTATACTAATTTCTTTTGAACGAACCCTTCAATGATGAAATTACAGGGAGCATGTTGGACATACTGTTCATTATTTTTTGAGTAAGCGAAACTCTGCACAAAGGGAAACGCACGAAGGACCAAACACaagattaattaattattcTGGGCAGTGTTTGGGGTTATTCGATAGCAATGTTCCTAGACTTCAAGAAATTGGATACTGAAACAAAGAGATATTGAGGgttatttcaaagcaaaagaTAATTTATACTACGAAACATTTCACGTATGGGGACAATCCAACCATTAATTacgatttatattatatatgtataatgatttcAAATACAAGGGCCCGGGAAGAATTATTTTCGAATACTCGTAAATTATATAGTTTCGCCTCCGTAAGACGTAAGCTCAGACTTGATTCGAACCAGTCAGTGATTTTCGCCTTCAATACAAATAAGGAAGTCCTCGAATAAGGAgacgaaaaacacaaaaagtgaaaaatggatgaaaaaggAAGGAAGCAGACAAATTGGtttatttttccaaatcttGTAAAGATATGATTAGTTGCCGGACTGCAATGGAAAGAAGAAACAAGttcaaattttcacaaaatattcaatttaactAGATATATATGATTAATATATACTAAAATACCGAAATGTGTAAGTCTCAGAATGTTAACTTATTTCCCtccaatatttaattttaacgcaatttttgataaaaaatgtaACCTCTTCTACAAATTTGTAGGTAGACTTATACTTTGTATTCGTAAGAATATTCTGAAgttgtatattattatatatcacCATTTATCGTTGTTTGTTCTTATCTTTTAACATATTGTGTTTGCGCTCATTTGCTCTCGTTTGCTCATTAAGAGCTTTTTCTGCACTATAAACAAACACATCAACGACTTTAGGATACCTTTATACCAAATGCAATGCTTCTCACCGGTTTATTAATGttaaaaactggtataataaaattaatcaaaaccaaatatgtatataatgttcgGCTGCGCTTGAAAGTGTGTTCCCCCACCTGTAAACTAATTCTCCCATTATAGATCTTGAATCTTTAAGATTATTAAGCTTTTACGTACTCGCACACAAAGGAGAAGTGGTTTTCGTGTTTACACAAAAAGCTCTTTCTCATTTGCATTAAaccattttatgaaatattttgtagtgCAAAACAAATACACCTTGTTTATGAATTCAGTAATGCTTAAACCTTTGAAGTGAATAGTTGGGTGATAAATTTAGAGCTCTAATCCATACGAAAAACTTAGAAAAGAAGGATAACATGGTGTTTATCGAATTGGGACTTGTGTCCTTTCTACTCCTATACATTTTCTACAAATGGGCTACgtttaaatataatacattcAAAGAGCGTGGAGTGGCTTACGAGGAGCCTTGGCCTCTGGTGGGCAACGCGGGAGCGGTGGTGTTGAATAGGGAAGGCTTCAATAAGACGGTCCTCAAATTTTATCAACGCAATAAAGATCAGTGAGTACATACTTTGTATTACTTACATAAAAGTATTCTCGTTACAAAAGTAACGGCGCAATCGCAGCATAGCTCTCATTTTATATAAGATTTAGTTGTTCTTCCCTTGCTCTGGTGTTCATTGTCATCCACTTTGTTGCAATCAAGTGGAATGATATGCAAGTAcaatgcatatgcatatacatttgtatatcttTTTACGGTAATCCCACCTGAGCATCTGTATATGTTTGTACGAGCTAGTTAGAAATATTCGTttctcatttaaatattttcgattggatgcttaaatacaatttaattttaaaaaatacagattttcacttcaaaagcacttttataaatatttgagtgataaaaaattatacccTAAAAGAACGTTTCGATATATGAATATTGTGGAAATTTTAcactctttttattttgttggatGCAaccttcaaataaattttagctCTAAGTTATTTAaagttagtaaatatttttatcctGAACAATATCAATATATCCCCAGAATTTTCGCACGAAGCTAAGCTAAGCCCACATTTTGGTATACTTGTATGACCCACGCGATGTCGGCATACCAGACCATagttaacaagtaaggaagggctgagttcgggtgtcaccgaacattttatactctcgcatgataaagtgataatcgagatttcattttccgtcatttacatatttttttattttgctgtaaaattaattagaattaaattctgagagatttaccgatattttcggtgaaaaattaggttaggataggttaggcactgagttcttggtgttcgatatcagggaccttgaaaagttatagtccgatcacgacaatttttccacaagggatgcCTTAGCTCAAAtgccgtatttgtgtaaagctttattccgctatcatcattgattcctaatgtatatattatacagagaaagcatcagatggaattcaaaatagcgctatattggaagaaggcgtggttgtgaaccgatttcacccatatttcgtacatgtcatcagggtgttaagaaaatattatatgccgaatttcattgaaatcggtcgagtagtcctgagatatggtttttggtccataagtgggcgacgccacgcccattttcaatttaaaaaaaaagcctgggtgcagcttccttctgccatttcttccgtaaaatttagtgtttctgacgttttttgttagtcggttaacgcacttttagtgattttcaacataacctttgtatgggaggtgggcgtggttattattcgatttcttccatttttgaactgtatatggaaatgcctgaaggaaacgactctatagagtttggttgacatagctatagtagtttccgagatatgtacaaaaaacttagtagggggcggggccacgcccacttttccataaaaattacgtccaaatatgctcctcactaatgcgatcctttgtgccaaattttacataatatctttatttatggcttagttatcacactttataggttttcggttttagccattttgtgggcgtggctgtgagccgattttgcccatcttcgaacttaaccttcttatgagccaagaaatacatgtaccaagtttcatcatgatatcatcatgatttttactcaagttacagcttgcacggacagacggacggacggacagacagacatccggatttcaactctactcgtcaccctgatcactttggtatatataaccctatatctgactattttagttttaggacttacaaacaaccgttatgtgaacaaaactataatactctccttagcaattttgttgcgagagtataataaaaatgaaacctactcgtacatatattctAATCTTAAACTCCTGTGATATCCCACTGGTATTGCACAATACTACAATGaacatttgatattttattacatatgtaaatataattgcgCACAATGCAATtgccaaaatatatacatatgtacatatataacaaacCTTTCCTTCGATAACAAATGTATCTAATCTCCACGATACTGAGCACACTTTATCTAttgaatatttacataagtacttatttattgttcaataacaacaacgatatatgtatgagtaAGTGCGCTTCGACTAAATTATGCCTTTCGAAtattaatttctaaattctaaaatattttggaatatatGGTATTATACTAAATAATCCTCTTCATTATTCACTgcactcaaaaacaaaaaataaataaatcgaaatGTATGATTCCAATTTATTCCTCAAATCGGGCAAACAACATCCTGAAACcatacatacgtgtatgtatatatttgcgcTATGGTACATTGTATTTAATCAATCTCATGACAacactatatatatttacaattatcttaaaaataataacacacTTGGCAATACTCAACTTGCTTATTCAGATTCCACaattaaaatactttattatgtactttttactgttgtttttgttgtattagcGCTTGTTATTCCATATTCAAATTGTCAAGTTCAAGAATTAAAACTTTCTTCCTACTTCCAAGAATTCAATTTCCATTATTCTTTAATGTActatacgtactaaaaaatgtgcaaaattggGCAGATACATTAATACATTCAATAAAAgatccgatttttttttattatttttataactaatttTATGTGTAAACAATGAATTTAAGGGGAGACAATGTTAACCTACTTGTATTTGTTTTTCAGCGATATTGTCGGGTTCTACAATTTTCGTTCTCCTGTATTCGTGGTACAAAATCCCGATTATATCAAAAAGATGACTGTAAAAGACTTTGATTTCTTCGTAAACCACACACCGTTTTTTAAAGCCGACGACGATCCTCTCATTAACGGAATGCTGACTGTAATGAAGGATCAACGCTGGAAAAATATGCGCAACACACTTTCTCCGATCTTTACCGCCGCCAAGATGCGCGCCATGTTTGGTTTGATGAACGAATGTCTGAATGAATGTTTGGGACGGCTGCGCGATGCGACCAAATGTGGAAAGAGTCACGATATAGAACTGAAAGGTTGGTTTACGCGCTTGTCAAATGATATTATTGCCTCAACTGCATTTGGTTTGAAGATTAATTCCTATGAGGATAAGAACAATGAGTTCTATATGATCGGACAatcgatttcaaattttcgcGGCAAACAAATGCTCAAATTCTTTGTTTCTAATACAATGCCCATTGTACAAAAGGTATTTGTTACGAATACTCGAAAAAAATcagtaatatatatgtaatcgtatttgcatttatatttcGCTTACAGATCCTGgggtataaaatatttgataccGATAAAACGGATTATTTCAAACGACTAGTTATAGATACAATGAAATATCGACAAGAGAATAAAATCCATAGACCGGATATGATCCAGTTATTGATCGAAGCCAAGCAGGAGTCTGACCAAAACTGGTCTGACGATGACATTGTAGCACAATGCTTCATTTTCTTTTTCGCCGCTTTTGAAAATAATGCCAATTTCACCTCGGTAATCTGTCATGAGCTAATGGAAAATCCTGAAGTACAAGAACGTTTGTACGAAGAGGCACTAGAGGTACGTGAGGAACTTAACGGGCAACCCTTAACTTACGAAGCAGTGATGAAAATGAAGTACATGGACATGGTCACATCCGAAACATTACGTAAATGGAATCTTGCTGGATTTACAGATCGCTTGTGCTCTAAGGATTACGACCTCACTGATGATGATGGGAACttagtatttaaatttaaagctgATGACTATGTGTGGTTTCCCATCATTGGTCTGCACTATaatgaaaagtatttcgagGATCCCGACGCATTTAATCCTGAACGTTTTAGCGATGAAAACAAAGACAATATTAAACCCTTTACGTACCTGCCATTCGGTGTGGGGCCACGAATGTGCATAGGTTAGTTACAAAACATATACATGCTGACTTATATTATCTTTACTTAAAagaacaattattttttgatatacatacataggtaatagGTATGCATTGATGCAAGCCAAGGCTATGTTGTACTATATGATATTGGACTTCAAGTTGGAGCGTTCTCCGAAAACGGTGAAAAACATAATGGATGATATACGTGGTTTTCAAATAAATCCAATAGGCGGGTTCTGGGTTCGCCTTGTTCCACGCGCATAATCTTGAATCGAACAAGTCAAATTCGCAAATATGTGTGTGatatgctgaacacaatgaccgcgacagactgcagcagcacgacagtgaactgaaaatggcgttgtgaattctgctacatgaacatttgtgagaaggcagcaacataacaatggccggcatgtacacaagacaacacagctgtccttTTTggatgtacacaatttcgttgtggccatactaatacctttcacttcaatgaaattttaatattttgttctaagtgaaattttttatgcaaaaaataagtaaatagataaatatttttgttttaaattatcaattgttattacaaatgatataatatagCCATTTTaggcttttatttgtaaaataacgtcaagtttgttagagctgtgaataattttacattttacatcaaattagtggcatcaccactctgcTTTATCTCTCTACCTTCAATTCTACTGTCAaatctactgtcgttggcaaatataagaatatattgaagttagcgagaacgtcaactgtcggcctgcagtcgtatAGTCGTGCAGCAGTCAAAATAactgtgtgtattttaatatttgacagaagtcattgcagtctgtcgcggtcattgtgttcagcatatgtaaatattgaagCTTTAGTGAAGAGccattagaattttaatttactCTTGTTTATGCAAAGCATTTGTTTATGCTTATGAATTTAAGTATATACTATAAGCTTATGTAAAAAGATTTGCATATGAGATTGTgtacttgtttattttttttgatatttgtttaatttacttaatataCTCTCTTTtctcaataataataaagtgcTGTTCTctcttttacaaatatataaaacacaGCATGAAAAACCGGTCTTTATTTAGTAGGAGTCTATACTTATCCATCTCAGACTCTCAAAGAATGCAGGAATAATTTAAGCAGCAGTTAATGCTTTGCAACGAAAAAATGTCTCagaataaacaataaaatttataaattatcaaTATAAACAGCAAATGGGCCGATAAATTAATACCCTTCTAAATTGATTCAGCGAATCTCCACTTTTTTCAACATGTCTAAACGACATTCGGTATCTGATATATAGGCGGCAAGGCGTTCGACCCTAATGTCAACCCAAAGTAATTTCAGTTTGGAAAC includes:
- the LOC105225364 gene encoding cytochrome P450 9b2 yields the protein MVFIELGLVSVLLLYIFYKWAIFTFNTFKERGVPYEEPWPLTGNAGAVVLNKEGFNKTLLKFYQRNRNHDIVGFYNFRSPIFVVQNPDYIKKMTVKDFDFFVNHVPFFKSEDDPLINGMLTVMKDQRWKNMRNTLSPIFTAAKMRAMFSLMNDCFNESLNRLREATKGGKSHDVELKGWFTRLSNDIIASTAFGLKVNSYEDQNNRFYSIGQGIVNFRGKQMLKFFVSNTMPILQKILGFKVFDAEKTDYFKRLVIDTMKYRQENKIHRPDMIQLLIEAKQESDQNWSDDDLVAQCFIFFFAAFENNANFTAAICHELMENSAAQKRLYEEALEVLEELNGKPLTYEAVMKMKYMDMVTSETLRKWSFAGMIDRLCSKDYDLTDDDGNVVFKFKAGDYVGFPVVGLHNDERYFEDPSAFNPERFNDENKQNIKTYTYLPFGVGPRMCIGNRYALMQAKAMMYYLILDFKLERSPKTVKNIMDDVRGFQINPLGGFWVRIVPRDP